ATTTCTTGAGATTCCAGGTAAGAAAGTATTAAATCTTCCTCAAAAGCAATATCAAAGCTTAAAATTCCCTCAGCCTCACCTCTACACAACGCCAACAAATTATGAGGAGCAATATTTCTAACTTTCGCTTGATAGTTGCGGTACATTTCAAATTTGGTTGTACCTTCTGGATACTCATCTTTAATGTGGGAAATAAAAACCCCATCTTCTAAGAGATAATCTCGAATATAGGCACGTAAATCAGCTTTTTCTGCCACTTCTTCCGCTAAAATATCAGCCGCACCCTTAAGTGCTTCATCAGCGCTGGTGACTCCGTTTGTTTCCGAAATAAATTTTGCTGCTTCATCTTGTAGCGATGCAGCCACAGAATTTTTTAAATTCAAAGATTTAATAAAATCTGCTAGAGGTTGTAGTCCTTTTTCTCTCGCAATAGTCGCGCGAGTGCGGCGCTTAGGACGGTAGGGTAAGTATAAATCCTCAAGTTCAGTTTTTTGTAAACAAGATACTATTTTTTCTTTTAGCTCATCTGTCAGTTTATTTTGTTCGGTAATAGCTTTTAAAATTACCGCCTTTCTCTCTTCTAATTCTGTTAAGTAAGTATACCTATCAGCTAAATCACGCAACTGCACTTCATTCATCTCATCAGTGCGCTCCTTACGATAACGTGCAATGAAGGGAATAGTCGCACCTTCCGCCAAAAGTTCCAGCGCGTTTTGCACCTGATAGGGTTTAAGTTCTAGTTCAGTTGCTAATAGTTGAGGAATGTTCAGCATTGAGTAATTAACGGGAAAAATTTACTTCTAAAGGTACTATCCTAGACTGTTGGTCTGGCTTTAGTAGTAACTATTAAGTTAATTTATCAAATGATTACAGAATATTGAAAAAAATACTGTTATTTTAAGTATGATACTGTTACACAACTTGCTAAGATGAGAGATTACTCATTAAAGAAGAAATATCTCTGACTTCGTTTTAGCAAAGAGTTAATTTTTTGTTTGGAAGGTAAGTAAAAATGCCTATGTTTTTTTTGGTTCCTCTGGTTGCGGGTTTAGCAACTGGTTACATATCAAAAAAATGTCAAGATGAGGTAGCTTATCTGACTGGTATATTTACAGTACTAAGTCTGGTTTTGAGTCTGGTGCTAGCACCTTGGCAAATTCAAGCCTTACTCCTAATTGCTGTGTTGGCTAGTACTAACAAGTTATTAAGAAAGAATTAGGGCGTTTGTGAATAGAAATATTAATTTCCAGATAAGATGCTTCCAACTCATTCACTCTCTCCTTGTAGGTTTCTGTGTGAATACATCTCATATATAATCAAATTCTATCAAGAATATAGACAAGATACTGGTATATACCCAGACAGCACATAAGCATCTTTTCTTTTACCAAAATATAAAGATTATAAATAACATCTGCACCGTAAAATCAAGTTTAGTTTTAGTAACAATTCTTTTTCTCCCCAACAGCATAAGTAGTTGAGATTACTGAAAATTAAACCTTGGACGTTGCTGTGCGGCTACAATTTTACGATCGCGCGTTTTGCAAAAATAGACAATTATTGCATATAAAGATTTTATGAAGCTGATTTAGTACATATTGTACCGTAGGTGCTTATATGCGAATATACTCAGCACAGCAAGTTAAATATATAGATATCAATTAGTCTAAATAGTAACCATTACGATCTTAATCTGCCTTCAAAAATGCTGGTGACTCAAATTCAGGTGTAGTTTTCCTATAAGATGACATTGATAGTTAAATTTCAGTAATTTCTAACGGACTAACGTGTAGTCTAGACAATACTCGTGTAATGTTCATTTTTCAAGGCTAAATGTATTTTAGGTAGAGATCAAATTTTACTTATTAGGCAAATATGTATCTATAAGGCTTGCAGATACCTTTTCTTTGACTAAAACTAAACAGAATCTATGAAAACATCCACAATCTTGCCTATTTTGTCAGCAATAGCATTAGCACCTATCACAGTAGGTTTGCTTGAAGTACCTGCTTCAGCTTTGACTCTTCAATTGGCTCCTGTTGATTTTCCTCCTCCTGGAGTTGGCGGCGGTACAGCATTTGGTTCGTTTGATTATAATACAGCTACCAACATAGCATCAAACCAAAATATTACTACAACAGCAGGCATTGATCCATCTGTTCTACCCGCATTTAACTACACGACATCCTCAAGTACTGCATTTCCTAATTCTGATAATGGGTTTTTCACTGTAAGTAACGGAATAAATACCTTAGCAAATGACAGATTGTTTATTTTCAGAGACAATTCCTCACTGCGAACTTTAGGTATTTATCTCACTGCTCA
Above is a genomic segment from Nostoc sp. MS1 containing:
- a CDS encoding PEP-CTERM sorting domain-containing protein, whose amino-acid sequence is MKTSTILPILSAIALAPITVGLLEVPASALTLQLAPVDFPPPGVGGGTAFGSFDYNTATNIASNQNITTTAGIDPSVLPAFNYTTSSSTAFPNSDNGFFTVSNGINTLANDRLFIFRDNSSLRTLGIYLTAQAVNNTLGATYAAYVAEGNVEFGNLSTFVGNLIAGNVSADLGFRISSGTLTAVPEPITMAGLALGSGFGVLLRRKYKKPTSVSN